Genomic segment of Candoia aspera isolate rCanAsp1 chromosome 2, rCanAsp1.hap2, whole genome shotgun sequence:
GAGGGCCTCCAGGAAGAAAATTTACCAGATTCTTTCTCTGTTAAAATTTGTACCTTTCACTTGAACCTTCGGGTTTCACACTATTTTGTAGCTATGACTCAAAGGATTTGCGACTGCCAATCAAAAACTAAATGTCACATCAGGAAAGTTTCCCGGGAAGCCGAAGTAAGAGGATCTTCAGCAAGAAGAAAACCACCTGCTACCGACTACAGGCTGGTCACCGTCTCAAGTTTGCGTTCGTAAAAGAAGCGATGGGGTGTTCGCTTCCGGGCAAAGTAGCTCAGCAAGGACTTTGCACTGTGCTGGGACGGGTCATCTTCAGTATCATCCCTGAAGAAGGAAGCAAAGATAGGGAGACGTGAAAGACTGGGGTGTAGCAAATGCCTACTTTACTGTCATGTTCTTCTGTGCTAGTTTTGTTGAGAAATATACTCAATGGTTCTTGCTGTAACCACTGAACACTGCTTTCTCAGAATCATCTCAGTTCTTAGGACTATCTTAGTAGAAAGTGCCTCAGTATCTAGCCCTTTTTCCTTCAACCAACCAGTCTAGGGTTGCTGCTACATCTATCTAGGGAGAAGGTAAACTGTCTGCATCTCCAGCTCCCGTACCTTCTTGCGTTACTGCCAAGGTCATTTTGAGATGGCAGACAGAAATAATACTGGCCGCACTTTGAATTTAAATGGGAGAGCTCCTTGATAGCTCTCTCAAGAGTTATGAGAACTAGTGAAAGGAGTCCTAATTATTCCTTGGAATCAGCAATTCCTACCTGCAGTGTTTTGGACAGGCCCCATCTATTCCTATGATCACGCAGAGAACAAGGCATGAGGGAATAAGCCAAACAACCAGCCTTGAAGGGAGATGGGGATCCCCTTGCTCATAAATGATAAATCACTCTGAGGAATACTTTTTACAGAGAGAAAGCTGACCCATTCAGACCAAATACAATCCTCCTCCACATCCCTACTATTTAAATAGAAACCCAAACTCTTCACCTACTTTTAGTCATCCATATTCACCTCATCCTACATACTCAGTGTCCAATCAGTACCAGTATGCCATGCACTTCCTGCTCTCCAACTCCCCAACTCAACTGCTGCCTTAGAGAAAGTGTATTTCCTTCTGCAATGattaaactaaaagaatggaatggaactCTTGACACATCACAGTACATGGCAGTGGTAGTGTATAGTAGCTTCTGTGGTCCCCTTAACTCTCCATTATAATCTTTATCTCACAGCTTTTCCATCCACTTACCAATGAACAGGCACAGCTTTGCTCTCCAGAATGATCTGAGCTGTGCTCCAGCTAAATCGTACAAACTGTGAATAGCCAAAGACTGGGTCCAGGCTTTGAATGAGCCATTCTTTAGTCTTGGGATCTGGGGAGAGGAGGGATGGCTAAGAGACCCTGCATATTAATGCTGTCCTTACATCAAAGAATAAATTTCAGTCTACTAGCTCTGTTATAAGAGCAGAAATTGAGGTGTAAAACAAACATTTAAGATAACTCTGTTCTCTTCCCATCCTCCTCTATAGTTGTAACATATGTTACAGCTCCACTTTCACATTACAACCTCACCTCAGTTGTAGGGTTTGGAAATTTAGTCCCAGCATAACTACATCAGATGCAACCCATGGCATCAGGTGAACAACAGTGAAGTTTTACCACCATAACCACCTACCCTAATGGAGTGATAAATGATGACATctcatcaggaaaaaaatcatttaactAAGActaagactgtgtgtgtgtgtatgattcaAAGACAAGACTGGGGAAAGACTCTTAGGAATGCCAAAAATAATGTCTTTGCTTTTCAATGCTCCTTCGTAGGAACATAAAGCCCTATTAGGTCAGGGCATGAAAACAACTCTATTGTGGCTCCCTACAATTGGTATTCATATCACCCTCATTTTCAAGTGCAGAACCTTAGGTGGCTAGAAGGGCATTATAGAATGGAGTATCCTAAAACATAGCATGCCTAGCCAGCTGTCCCCTGAACTAGGGTTCTTCACAAAGCAATCATTTTCTGTTCATCTAAtcttcttttaaagccatctgaCCAAAACACAACTATCCCTTTACACAGCTCCAAATGTACAGAGatggaaatgaatgaataaactacaatttaCCATTGGGATAGCCAGAGCCATAATCCAATTCCACATCTTCTAGGTTTTCCAAGAATTTCCAATTCTTTACAATCCGGTCCCTTGCTACCTAGATATTGTAAGAGATAAGAACATAGGAACCAACTTCCTGTACCAGATGAAAAGTCCATGTCATCTAGCAttctttcttcaataatggaCAAATTATTGCCTAAGTGAAGAAAAGCCTGATGGTTACTGGTAACACCATCCCCTTACTCGCTGCATCTTGTAATCAGTGACATTCTAGGTTTATAGATGGAAGTTCCATTTTGCTGATGGACCAAGTGGTGCATCTCTCCAGATGCAATAGCATACAGAGAGCTGGAGACAAAGAGGTCCTCTGCCTTGCATTCACCTTGGCACAGATGCTGGCTGCACTTACAGCAGCGAAGAGAGAGTCTGCCTTGGCCTTCACTGTAACCTCCATATCAGGAAACTGCTGCTTCAGCTTTTCTTGGTATTTCTCTGCTGGTCCCACTGTGTCTACAAAAACCTGAAAGAAAAGGGGCCCATGAAGGATTTAAGAGGGGGGACTTCTTGCTACTTCCTGACAGGCTAGGGCACTAAGCAGGTTCACCTCTGCAACGTGCACTCCAGAATCTAGTGCATGCTGGATTAGGCCAATGGCTGTATCATGTGATAGTGCATTCAAGTTGTACTTCGTCCTGCAAGGAAAAGGAAATCACGTTGACTGATGAGCACAGACTTAGCCATCAAAAAAGGGGTGGATAGAAACTGAGAGCCAAGATTAGCTGGACAATGTGATTTGTCATTAAGGTGTCCAACTAGGACAAGAGGAATCCAGGTTCTAATCCCCACTTGCCTATACAGCCCTCAGGGTGACCTGAGGACTTCAGTCCAATCTACCTCAGTGGATTGTTGTTCTGCCTTGAGCTTGTTGAAGGATAAgtggaatatacatatacaaagaaatataaacaGAGCAAAATGCCACTGCTCCATTCACCCACGGTCAGCAGCAGCTGCAGTGTTCATACAACAAATACAAATTAATGATTCCCATTCTgggcaaataaaaataattagaaataggACGATCCATGTCCTGTGTGCTACAATCAATGAAACATaacttttttttgtaatttttggtCACATTTACAAAATATGGATATATCATGTGTCTGCTTTGCTTTAGACAATTTGGaggttttttttcatttacataaACATTATATTCCACTCTTCTAAAGCTTATATACCACTCAGGGTGGTTAATAACAATTAAACCAACTCTCCAgttatgtattatatataatgACACCACACTGGAATTAGATCCAGTGATCTAATGAGACTTGTGTTCCAATTCTAGTGAGATGTAAGGCATGGGAATGATCTTAGACTAATGTGTGGCATATTTTCAAAGCTAAGATTTGATCCACCTAATAGAGGGACTGTCATGTCTCTGCCACACTCACCGCCTCTGCATGCTAGTTGAGATGAAGTTGGGGGAGAGGATGTGGAGGGCCCAGCCTACAAAATCCTTAGCTGCATCTAGTTTCTCAAAGAGTTCTTCCCGCTGAGCTTCTGTCAGAGTTTTAGAATCTGTAAGCAAGTGGAAAAAGATCATTTCCAGGTGAAGTGgcataagataaataaaaattattcccCTAGCTTGTTCCCCCAATAAAAGCAGagtcatttctttctcctttttgtaCAGATCAGATGTCCTGTGACACAGCTGCACTACCACTGAAGTACAATCTCAATTTGACACTCTTTTTACCTGCTACTTTCAATGTCTCTAGGTCTCCCTGCCGAGACACAGGACAGAAACAGATCCCGTAGACCATGGGACCTGGCAAgaaagcaaaaaccaaaacagctaCTCAGTCTCAGCTACTATGATCCACCTACAATAGGTATAATATCGGCTGATGTCCTTGTAAGATAATTAGGCAATACAAAtgaaatggctttaaaaaaatgctatgaCAGTATTTAAGCTACAAGACAACACTAATCCTACAATAGGTAACCCTCCACAACATTCTTTTACAATAAcctttatattacattacattccTTCAAGCTCTCAGAGATGAAGAACGTGCACATAATAAAAGTCACAGGAGGACATTTGTGGATTTAATAAGCAGAAGCATATTGGCACAAAATGAGAACAAGAAGGGCTGCAAATCAAGACTGCATTAATTACTATTTCTACAAGAAGGACCTGCAGTATGTCATTTATCTTCACCCCAACAGGCAGCGATGTACTCCAGACTACCTGGGAAATCCATACAATCCACTGAGTTACGAGATACCCCCGCACGATGCTTTCGGGCCATATTTAGTACAGTGCTCAGGACCCCAAAGATTCTAGCTTTCCCTCATATATTTGAGCCCATACCCAATACTGGTCCCCTGCCTGCCTCATCGATGCCCAGAGCACAAGGCTCAGTCCGGCAAACAGGAGGCACCGCCGAGGCCAACAAACAATTCACCGAGTTGTCCCGTTCGAATTCGCTGAAATCCATATTCGCGCGGGCCCTGGAAACATCCGGCCGACGACACAAGAAAGGGAAGCCCAGAGAGTGCATGGCCTTATGGGAAGCGTAGTTTGTGATATGAGACGAGTCGCTACTCAGTTCCAGCGCTGGTGAAGCGCTGCGCGATCTCCACTGTAAAAAGCAAGAATAGGGAAAGGCAAGACATTCATTAAGAGTTCCAGTTTGTCTACGTTTGTGAGTAAAGTTCGGAATACTTTAATACGGTTCTGCCTCCAGAGGTTCTGCCTGTCCTTGATGAAAGTATGAAACTGACGGTGTTTGATTTGGTCCATCCCAGCTGTCTGTTCCGTCTGGCGGAGGCTTTCGGAATCTTTAGCACCCGTTTTGTGAGAACACGTTCGCTAGAAATTCAAATGGGATCAAACCTGGAATCGGGTCACGGAACGCATTGTAGCATTGAGAAATGCTCTctgcaccccaccccaccccatagcTCTTGACTGTATAGCCATAGCAGAAAGAATGAGTATCTTAATTAACATGGAGCATCTACGGGAGACAATGCCATAGCGCGGGAGTAACGCTAAGAAGATCTACGGAAGACAATGAAAGAACTGCCTCTATTCGCGTACCGTAGTGGATTTCCTAAAGCATCATGACCTCCATGTAAGGCTATCCCTTTATTCTGCAAAAACGCCCAATGTCTTTTTCGAGAACCCGTTATACCAAGGATAGCTTTCCCACAGCGTTCAGCGTTAAAGAGATTTCCCTGTTGGTTGGCCGCCCGACAGGCACAGGGACACTACTGGAGGGCAAATTAGGAATCTTGGCTTTCGTACAGGGACAGCGAGCGGAAAGCGTGCATAGCTATAAACAGAACGGCGGGGTGGGGGGTTGCTCTTTTTGTTTCGGGAATTGCTTTTATTAGCAGAGCGAAGATTGAACCAGCACAGTTTGGACTGCGCTTCAAGCGTTGACCGTCTGTCCTCACAACCCACGAATCTATCAGCAAAGGGCCGGAGGACAGTAAAAATCCCAACCAATGATGGAGCTTCCAGCACTGCATATAGAATCACGCGCTGACCGCCTTTGTTCTTGGGCCGAAGCCCTCTTTTTGGGTACGGTCGAGACCACGTGCGCCGCTACCGAGAAGCAGAATTCCCACCGTGCCCCGCCTTTCCGGCGTGCAGCCCATAAAACCCGCACCAGGCGCGGCTTCGTTTGCTGGTGCCACACCTCCTTCGTTGGGAAGCGGTTGCTCTCTGTTCGTGCTGTTCGCGAAGGCTGAGGTAGGTTGGAGCAGCCGGGAGGTTTAATGCTTTATGAGGCTCATAAAAACCATAGAGGGCGTTTTTGATGCTCCAGCCTGGCATTTGGGCTTGGTAAGGTTTCGGGGCGGGTGGGCCTGAAGCGCTTTGCCCCATCTTCAGCCTTGACGAGGGTTCCGGAGGGTCCTTTCTTTTTTCAGAGGCGTGAAACCGGGAGAGGAGGGGGAACGCTGATTGGATTGAGTGCCCTGCCCGCTAGGCTGTCTTTCTTCGAATAAAATTGCAGtctgcaggagaggaggagggcTCTCTTTCTGTTCCGAGcgatgatggggaaaaaaaggatgcctacccgcttcttttttttttttttaataaaaattagattCCCCCGTTCTTCTTTACCTTTCCGTGTTGCTGGTTTTTCTCCTGGCCTTTTCCCATCCCAATCCTCGGGAAAATGGGGAAGCTTTCTAGGCTGGCCTAATTTCTGTCGCAAGGCAGAAGAGGTAACCATGATACTTCAAACGGGGTTTCTAGCCCCTGAAAAACACAAACCTAAGTTCAGCTAAGAAGCCATGGAACCTGTGCTTTAAAACTGCCTTCCACTGCTTTGGCGTTGGCATGGTGTTGAACTACCCGATTTCTAGAATGCCTAACTCTGCTGGCTGTATCCCAGCAGCTCTgaaagaatgctttaaaaaataaagaggcaTGCATATTTTAAGAACATAGAATGGCATAAGGTATCTTTGTAtctcaattttcagtttaaatatttaaacttaCCATATAAGGTTTTCTGAAAACATTTGCTTTCAGAAGGTTTAAGGAAATAGTGATGGCTGTGGTGTGTGAGAGACTCCCATGATTTTGTCCTGAGTATCATCTTGTTCAATGCAGCTGCACCAATAAATACAGATTATGCAAACAGGTGTTCTGCCTTATCCCTATTAGTGCACATTTCACTTTTCTAAACTACAAGATAATTGTGCAAGgctgggttttatttctgtaatgcCAGAGTCTGGGGAATGCTAATAAAGTTTATCAGAACACCTAGGAAAAAAGACACCCTCTCAAAATTAGGGTTATTCAGAGCATCTTCTCTCTATCACCTGCTCATGTTATGATCTCTAACAAGTAGGGCTTGGTTGCTAACAATCAAATCTTGGGATACACTGTAATATAGTGCTGAAAGGTATTGGCTGCAGGAACACTTTATCGGAAGAGGTAACAGAATTCTTACTACTGAACAACCACAGGTCTGGAatggccaaggttggaaaacactgcaaAGTATCAATGGTACTGACTACATACAATCAGTCCCTGTGTTTGGGCATACCTTCTCTATACTTCTTCAAGCATATTTCAAATGATGGCAATTATCTGAAATAACC
This window contains:
- the RNASEH2A gene encoding ribonuclease H2 subunit A, which produces MDFSEFERDNSVNCLLASAVPPVCRTEPCALGIDEAGRGPVLGPMVYGICFCPVSRQGDLETLKVADSKTLTEAQREELFEKLDAAKDFVGWALHILSPNFISTSMQRRTKYNLNALSHDTAIGLIQHALDSGVHVAEVFVDTVGPAEKYQEKLKQQFPDMEVTVKAKADSLFAAVSAASICAKVARDRIVKNWKFLENLEDVELDYGSGYPNDPKTKEWLIQSLDPVFGYSQFVRFSWSTAQIILESKAVPVHWDDTEDDPSQHSAKSLLSYFARKRTPHRFFYERKLETVTSL